Below is a genomic region from Tissierellales bacterium.
GCCGCAGAAATACCTTGTCCTAAGGATCCCGTAGTCATATCTACACCAGGTATATCTTTCATATCTGGGTGTCCTTGAAGCATAGAATTAATTTTTCTAAAGCTGTTTAACTCCTCTTTTGGAAAATACCCTCTTTCAGCTAAGGCAGAATAAAGAACTGGTGACCCATGTCCTTTAGATAATATAAATCTATCCCTCTCATCCCAATTTGGATTTTCTGGATCAACCTTCATTTCCTTAAAGTATAGGGCAGTAAGAATTTCACAGGCTGATAGCGAACCTCCTGGATGGCCAGATTGTGCTTCATAAAGCATATTAATTATATTAACTCTTAAATTATTGGCAATAGTTTTATACTCCTTATATTTATCCACAAATATCCCTCCTATATATTTTTTATTTCCTTAAATCCTTCACCTATAACTTCATGCATTTCCGTTACCATTATAAAGGCTTTTTCATCAATTACAGTTACTATTTCTTTTAACTTTGTAAACTGTGATCTATTTACAACACAAAGTAACATGTCTTTCTTTTCTTTTGTATACATACCCTTGCCTTTAAATAAGGTAACACTTCTGTTTAAGTCTTCTATTACTGCTTGACTTATTTCCTCTGGCTTTTCTGTAATAATTAAAAAAGCTTTCATATACCCTAAACCTTCTAAGATTAAATCAATTATTTTAGCTGTTAAATATAAAGATATTATTGAATACAAAGCAGTCTCTATTTTCTTATCTACTATTCCTGCTGCAACTACTACAACTAAATCTATTAACATCATAAAGGTTGCAATACTTAAACCTGGGAAAAATTTATTTAGTATTGAACCTGCCAAATCTGTCCCACCCGTAGTTCCTCCAAATTTAAACACAATACCTAAACCTACACCCATTATGACTCCACCAAATATAGCAGATAATAATAAATCTTTTGTCAACACTTCATAAGGCACATATTTTAGGAAGAAAGAAAGACCTACAGTAGCAAATAAAGTTTTAGCCCCAAAAGCCTTACCTAATATCATAATTCCAATTATAAACAAAGGAATATTAATAACCAAATTTGTTAAATACACTGGAAATCCTGTAACCTTTTTAAGAATAATTCCTATACCTGTAACTCCTCCTGGAGCAATAGTATTAGGCTCTAAGAAAAAATTCAAAGAAATTGCCATTAAAAATACTCCTGCTCCTATTCCAAAATAACAAATTATCGTCTTATACCACTTTTCTTTTGCCATTGTCTATGACTCCTTTTATTCCACTACATTTTTAGAAAAAATAACTTGCAGTATAAACTTAGGAATTACTATTTGTCTTTTTATTCTAGACGGCTCCTTAAGAAGCCTATAAAACCACTCCAAACCTAATTTTTGATAAATTTCGGGAGCTCTCTTAACTTTTCCAGCTAGTATATCCATTGTACCACCGTTACCAATAACTACCTTAGAATTTAACTTACCCTTATTTGTATCTATCCATACTTCTTGTTTTGGAAAACCTAAACCTACAAATAAAATATCAGGATTACTTTCATTTATCTTACTTATAATTTCTTTTTCTTCTTTAAAATAGCCATGTTGATAACCTGCTATTTTTACATTTGGATATTTTTTTACTATATTCTTTGCTGCTTCTTCAGATACTCCAGGCTTTCCTCCTAATAAGTATATACTTAATTTTTTCTTATTAGCTAATTCTATCATATTTATAGAGAGATCAAAGCCTGTAACTCTTTGTGGCAATGGCCTTTTCTTTATTTTTGCTGCATAAATAAGACCTATACCATCAGGTATTACTAAACTACCTTTATTAATTAATTTTTTTAGTCTTTCGTCCTCTTTAGCTTTCATGACTATTTCAGTATTTGGAGTGTAAATAGTTTTTAATTCATTTCCCTTTAAAAATTCTTCTACTAATTTTGTGGCCTCTTCTAAAGTAACTTTATCTATCATTACCCCAAATATTTTAATACTATTCATAAAATCACCTGCTTTTTGAAGTACGTATCATAACAGAAGCAAAAGACATTACAGTCCAAAATGTAATAATAATTCTAGGCATATAGAGAACATTGTCTGCCAAACCATGGACTAATAAAGCGGAAATTCCAGACAATACTCCAGCTAACATTATCTTTGTATATCTATCCTCTTCACTGGACAATTTCTTTATTCCAAATTTATAAAATAAAAATATTAATAAGGTAAATATTATAAATCCACCAATACCTAGCTCTACTAAAACTTCTAAATAAGTATTGTGTGAATGTTGCATACCCATAGTTGTTTTACTATCAAAAACCTGTTTAAATGGTAGATAACCAAAACCTACTCCAATCATCCAATTCTCTTTTATTATTTCTAATGTTACTTCCCATATTTTCAGCCTAGAAAAATTTGATGAATCAGTTAGTTTGCCAATAGTCATTATCCTATTCATAATAGATGGTGGAAGAAAATATAAGGATAATAAGACTAAAGGAATTGCTAAAAGCAACAATCTTTTTTCCACAAGAAATATAAAGAAAAATATACTAAATGCAAAGCCTACCCATCCACCTCTTGAATAAGTTAACAATAATCCTATAGTAAGTATTAAAGTAATGATTAAAAAGAAAATTTTCTTGGTAAATTTTCTTGTATCCCAGAATAAAGCTAAGGAAATTGGAATTATCATAATCAAATACTCTGCCATTATATTTGGATTCCCAAAGACAGAGAAAACTCTTGCTATTAAATCTGGATTACTAGCTTTATCTATCCAACCTTCTTCCATTGTTACACCAAATCTATGTTGAAATATCCCAAATAAAGATACTAGTGTAGCAGTAGCAACTATTGTTACAAGTACCATATTCAAATCTTTCTTATTCTTTATAGAATTTATTATTACAAAACTAAATCCAATAGATACCAAATGTATCGCTAAATCCCGAAAACTGCCAACTGGATCTATAGAAGTTATAGTAGCTATAATTATAATTAAAACATATAAAGCTATAGGTACATCAATAGGGTGTTTAGTTAAAACATTTCCCTTATTATAACTATCTTTAACAAATTTATTATATAAAAATGCGGCCATTACAAAAATCATAAAAATTAAAGAAAGCATATCAGGTAAATAAGGCAGTGCAAAGATACTAGCCATTATCCCAAATTTTACATCGTATAGTGTCACAATTGCTACAGCAAACCCTAAAAATATGGCTATAAAATAATTTAAAGGCAATTTAAAATATAATAATGAAAATAATACTCCAAATACTAAGGGGATAATTAGAAACTTTTTATTTGACGTATTTACCACCACTTTTCCCCTCCATCTTCTGTATTAAATATATCTTTAATAAATTTTACCGTAAAACTATTATCTAAAATATATTTGTAATTTTGACTAAATCTCATACCAACTATAGCTAAAAAAACAATAGCCGCAAAAATAATATTTAGCTTTGTTTTTAAATTCCCTTTTAATACATTTATAAATAAGGTAGTTATTCCAAAACTTAATAATGAAATATATAAAGTATTTATTATATTTTCTCCTCTACCAAATAAGTTATTAAAGGCATTTAAAAAAAAGCTTCCTGACTTATATTTTAATACAAATTTATTTATCCTTTTAATAAAAGACTGTAATAAATCTATAAATTTACAATATAATTTATAAATTAACCCTTCTCTAACAAAGTTATTATCTGATACAAATAAATTCATTATAATAGAACCTTTGGAAATATACTTAAAGCCTTTAGATATAAAATCGACAATCTTCTTAAAAAAGCTTCTTTCATAATCTTTTTCTATACTACGCCATATCTTTGATAATACATTTAAAGTTACACTATTATACATCTTATCACCTCTAGGCTCTACTGAACTTCTACACCAAAAACAGTTCCAGATGCTGTTGTTTTTTTAGCCTTTACTTTATACTTTACACCTATTCTCACTTCTTCTCCACCAACAATTATAACTTCTGAGGTTTCTGTTACATCTGCCATTACAGTTAAAGTTGCAACATATTTATCTGGTACTTCTTTGGAATGCCATTTACCTCCAGATAATATGTTTTTTGTATAAGGTTTTACATCTATATCGATAATTTCACCTATTAAACTATCCTTATCTTGAAAATATAAATTTTGTCCCGTATCAAAACCATCAGCTATTGGTTTTTTTACATCTGATATTTCAATGGTTATTAATGCCTTACCTTTTTCACCTACTACTTCCGGCTTGGCTTTTGCCCTTTTAACACCACCACCAACGATCAATACAAGTATGATTATAACTATTAAATCAATTATATTTATTACACCAAATAATTTTCCTTTTTCATTTATTATTTTCATGGCTATTCCTCCTTGTTTCAACAATTTTCTTATATATATTAAAATGTTCTTGCCCCATTTTTTTGGAAGAAAATTTTTCGTTGACAGTTCTATATAGATTATCTCCCATTACTTTCATGCTAGGTTTATTTTCAAGAAATAATAAAATATATTGAACTAATTCTTCTACAGCACCAACTTCTATTAGATAACCATTATAACCATCTTTTAATAAATCTCCTATTCCACCTACTTTTGTACTAATAACTGGCTTTTTTAATTTTGCTCCTTCTAGTATAACATAAGGAAAGCTTTCACTTAAGGAAGTTAAAATATTTACATCTATAGCATTAAAAAAGGAATATTGGTCTTCTACAAAATCTAGAAAATAAATATTTTCCTCTAGGCCTAATTCCTTAACCATTTCTTTTAATCTTACCTCATCATTACCTGTTCCCGCAATTAAAAACAAGACATCTTTCCTATCCTTAAGTACTAAATTTGCCGCCTCTATAAAAGTCTCATGACCTTTCACTAAATCTAGTCTTCCAATTATTCCAAATATGGTTTTACCTTTCCCATCTATACCATATCTATTTAAAAACTCATTCTTAGGCATAAAAAAAATCTCATTATCCATATCAATTCCATTGTATATGGTAAATATCTTTTCTTCTTTAAATCCTCTACTTATAAGCATATTTCTAAAATTATTTGAAATAGCAATATAATAGTCAAACTTCTTTAAGGCCAAGGTATTTATTTTTGTAAAGATAATTTTCTTATAAAAATTATCTTTAAAATCTAGTTCATAATCACTATGTATAGTCGTAATAAAAGGTAAATTTATTTTTCGCTTTAATAATACGCCTATAAAATTAGCCCTAGCACCATGGCAATGAATTATATCATAGCCTTCCTTGTCAACTTTCTTTTTAAGTTTGGATACAATAGACATATCATATCTTTTTTCCTGCTCTAATACTTCTATATTTATACCTGCTTTTTTTACATCATAATAAAAACTTTCCTTAGTAAAACATACAATTTTAGTTTCTAATTTTTCCTGTAAAGCTCTTAATAAGAAAATAATATGTGTTTTTGCACCGCCTGTATCACCGCCACTAATTAAATGAAGTACTTTCATAATAACTTGCTCTCAGTAGGAGCCTCCCCCTTTCTAAGTAAAAAAGTCTTTTCTAATATGCTTTAATATTATACCATAAGAAATTTTATTCTACATAAAATTATGTAATTAATTATAATTTATTATTACAATTATTCCCTCAAAAATGCTTTATTATAAAAATAGTTCAAAAAACTAAAAAACAAGCATAAATTTATGCTTGTTTTTAGTTTTAAGTATATGTAAGTTAAATTCCAATTTAAAACTATGTATTAATTTTTACCCTATTTCTATTTTATAAATCTACTAGTCCTAAACTTATTTTTAAACATTCATCTACTTTTTTCATCATTTCATCATTAAATCTGCCTATTTTTTCTCTAAGTCTTTTTTTATCTATAGTTCTAATTTGTTCAAGTAAAACTACCGAGTCCTTAGGAAGTCCGTACTCCGGAGCCGTTATCTCTACATGGGTAGGAAGTTTGGCCTTGTTTATCTGAGAGGTAATAGCCCCAATAATGATAGTGGGGCTGTACTTGTTCCCAATATCATTTTGGATCACAAGCACAGGCCTAACGCCACCTTGTTCCGAACCTATGACAGGACTTAAGTCGGCATAAAATATATCTCCTCTTTTTACATTTACATTCACATTTTTTCACTTCCTGTCAATTTCGCTTCATAAATATCTAATTCAACCATATCTTGCTCAAAACCCATTTCTGCTAATGATAAATTAATCTGACTCATTTCTTTATACCCATTTTTTAATTCTTCACACATCTCCACTTTTCTCTTCTCCCTTATATATAATTTCATTGCTTCTCTAATAAATTCACTTCTATTCTTTTCTTCCATGGAAACAATAAAATCAACTTCTTCCAGTAAGCTATCAGGCAAACTAACCATAATCCTTTTTGTTTCAGCCATGAACGCACCCCCAAGCCAAAATTACCCCTCACCCATTCTAGGTTAAAGAGTATACAAGTAGAGCTTTTATAAAACATTTTTAAAATAAATGTCTATACCCATTATTACACCTAATAAAACATATGTCAATACTTGAAAATTAAAAACAAAAACATAATAGTTTAATCTATTAGATAATCTACTACTTTAACTGTTTTTCCATTTCTTTTATAAATTCTTGGAATTCGTCTTCCTACCATACAAACTATTTCATAATTAATAGTACCTATTTTTTTTGCCACTTCTTCTATAGGCATATAACTATTATTCTCACCACCAAAAATAATTACTTCATCTCCAATATTTACATTATTGACACCTGTTAAGTCTATCATACATTGATCCATACATATAGTCCCAATTACTGGTACTCTTTTCCCTTTTACTATAACTTCTGCCTTATGAGATAAGATTCTTGTAAAACCATCTGCATATCCAATAGGAATCGTTCCTATTACACTTTCCCTTTTCGTTATAAATGTGTGTCCATAACTAATTCCCGTATTTTTAGATATCTTTTTTATATTAGATATTCGGGCTTTGAGCGTCATAGCAGGCTTTAACTTAATTCTTTCTTTATTAACTTCATTTGATGGATAAAGACCATAATTTATAATTCCCGGTCTTACCATATCTAAATTGTATTCTGGTAAATCTATTATTCCTGCACTATTTGATACATGCTTTATAGGTATATTTATCCCAAGTTTTTCAATTTCATTAATCACCTTATTAAATCTTTCAAATTGTTTCCTTGTAAAAGACTTATCCTTTTCATCAGCTTTAGCAAAGTGGGTGAATATTCCCTCAACCCGTAAATTAGATAAATCATTAATCATTTCTATTTCTTTAATAATTTCTTCTTTAGATAAAAACCCTATACGCCCCATCCCTGTATCTATCTTTATGTGTACACTTGCTATTTTATTATTTTTTCTAGCTATTTCTGATAAATTTTTAGCACTTTTATAATTAAAAACTGTTTCTATAAGGTTCCACTTAATAGTTAATTCATGTTGACTATTAGGTGTAGCACCAAGAATTAATATAGGTACTTCTATTCCTGCCTTCCTCAATTCTATTCCTTCTTCTACTGTAGCCACTGCTAATCTATCAGCCCCATTTTTTAGGAAAACCCTTGCAGCCTCTATAGACCCATGACCATAAGCATCTGCCTTTACTACTGCTATTACCAAAGCATTATCATCAGTATTATAGCGAATCTCCCTCATATTATAGGCTAAATTATCAATATTTATTTCTGCCCAAACAGGTCTAATCCCTTCAAATTTGTCCATTTCTGTCCCCCTTTGTCATTAGTAACAACCTTCAATTAATTTTAAACTACTAGGTATATAATTTAATATATCAGTAGCTGTCATAGCATACTCACCATATTCTAGCTTTGCTAAATCTCCAGCCAATCCATGTAAATATACTCCTAATTTGGCAGCAGTTAAAGCCCCTATTCCTTGCCCTAGAAAACTTGCTATCATTCCCGTTAGAACATCTCCACTACCTGCTGTAGCCATACCTGGATTACCAGTATTATTAATGTATATATCTCCATCTCCATTAGCAACAATAGTATTGGCACCTTTAAGCACAGTTATTATATTATATTTTTCAGATATTATTTTAGAATATTTAATTCTATTTTCTTGTATTTTTTTAGTTGGAATTTTTAATAACCTGGAAAGTTCTCCAGGATGAGGTGTTATAATAGTAGTTTCTTCCCTTTCTAAAAATATATTAGGATCCTGGGAAACACAATTTAAACCATCTGCATCCAAGACTATAGGTCTTTCTATGGTCCTAAGCATTTCGTGGACTACTTTTATAGTCTCTTTATTTGTTCCTATACCAGGCCCTAGGGCTATTACATCTAGATTTTTAATGTTATTTTTTATTTCATCTATAGAATCATAGATAAAATAGCCTTTATCTTTGTCACTTATTGGTTTTAATATAATTTCTGT
It encodes:
- a CDS encoding O-antigen ligase family protein; the protein is MVVNTSNKKFLIIPLVFGVLFSLLYFKLPLNYFIAIFLGFAVAIVTLYDVKFGIMASIFALPYLPDMLSLIFMIFVMAAFLYNKFVKDSYNKGNVLTKHPIDVPIALYVLIIIIATITSIDPVGSFRDLAIHLVSIGFSFVIINSIKNKKDLNMVLVTIVATATLVSLFGIFQHRFGVTMEEGWIDKASNPDLIARVFSVFGNPNIMAEYLIMIIPISLALFWDTRKFTKKIFFLIITLILTIGLLLTYSRGGWVGFAFSIFFFIFLVEKRLLLLAIPLVLLSLYFLPPSIMNRIMTIGKLTDSSNFSRLKIWEVTLEIIKENWMIGVGFGYLPFKQVFDSKTTMGMQHSHNTYLEVLVELGIGGFIIFTLLIFLFYKFGIKKLSSEEDRYTKIMLAGVLSGISALLVHGLADNVLYMPRIIITFWTVMSFASVMIRTSKSR
- a CDS encoding NAD(P)H-hydrate dehydratase, with translation MIISTGIDIVKINRIKRILAEKDQQFLNKVFTEEEKKYISEKNKNPETIGGMFAAKEAISKVLGTGIGKISWKEIEILHNKKGRPYVRLQGEAMKVSKILSIGVVHLSISHERDFGIAIAIGENNHSKGLDIDKTKLEYFSKVLPERKKDSHKGTYGKVGIMAGSTGMTGACALSSMSALRCGSGLVYGIVPEELSTILSIKLTEIILKPISDKDKGYFIYDSIDEIKNNIKNLDVIALGPGIGTNKETIKVVHEMLRTIERPIVLDADGLNCVSQDPNIFLEREETTIITPHPGELSRLLKIPTKKIQENRIKYSKIISEKYNIITVLKGANTIVANGDGDIYINNTGNPGMATAGSGDVLTGMIASFLGQGIGALTAAKLGVYLHGLAGDLAKLEYGEYAMTATDILNYIPSSLKLIEGCY
- the alr gene encoding alanine racemase, producing MDKFEGIRPVWAEINIDNLAYNMREIRYNTDDNALVIAVVKADAYGHGSIEAARVFLKNGADRLAVATVEEGIELRKAGIEVPILILGATPNSQHELTIKWNLIETVFNYKSAKNLSEIARKNNKIASVHIKIDTGMGRIGFLSKEEIIKEIEMINDLSNLRVEGIFTHFAKADEKDKSFTRKQFERFNKVINEIEKLGINIPIKHVSNSAGIIDLPEYNLDMVRPGIINYGLYPSNEVNKERIKLKPAMTLKARISNIKKISKNTGISYGHTFITKRESVIGTIPIGYADGFTRILSHKAEVIVKGKRVPVIGTICMDQCMIDLTGVNNVNIGDEVIIFGGENNSYMPIEEVAKKIGTINYEIVCMVGRRIPRIYKRNGKTVKVVDYLID
- a CDS encoding WecB/TagA/CpsF family glycosyltransferase, which encodes MNSIKIFGVMIDKVTLEEATKLVEEFLKGNELKTIYTPNTEIVMKAKEDERLKKLINKGSLVIPDGIGLIYAAKIKKRPLPQRVTGFDLSINMIELANKKKLSIYLLGGKPGVSEEAAKNIVKKYPNVKIAGYQHGYFKEEKEIISKINESNPDILFVGLGFPKQEVWIDTNKGKLNSKVVIGNGGTMDILAGKVKRAPEIYQKLGLEWFYRLLKEPSRIKRQIVIPKFILQVIFSKNVVE
- a CDS encoding type II toxin-antitoxin system PemK/MazF family toxin, whose product is MNVNVKRGDIFYADLSPVIGSEQGGVRPVLVIQNDIGNKYSPTIIIGAITSQINKAKLPTHVEITAPEYGLPKDSVVLLEQIRTIDKKRLREKIGRFNDEMMKKVDECLKISLGLVDL
- a CDS encoding YitT family protein, with translation MAKEKWYKTIICYFGIGAGVFLMAISLNFFLEPNTIAPGGVTGIGIILKKVTGFPVYLTNLVINIPLFIIGIMILGKAFGAKTLFATVGLSFFLKYVPYEVLTKDLLLSAIFGGVIMGVGLGIVFKFGGTTGGTDLAGSILNKFFPGLSIATFMMLIDLVVVVAAGIVDKKIETALYSIISLYLTAKIIDLILEGLGYMKAFLIITEKPEEISQAVIEDLNRSVTLFKGKGMYTKEKKDMLLCVVNRSQFTKLKEIVTVIDEKAFIMVTEMHEVIGEGFKEIKNI
- a CDS encoding ribbon-helix-helix protein, CopG family, encoding MAETKRIMVSLPDSLLEEVDFIVSMEEKNRSEFIREAMKLYIREKRKVEMCEELKNGYKEMSQINLSLAEMGFEQDMVELDIYEAKLTGSEKM
- a CDS encoding DUF4330 family protein, whose translation is MKIINEKGKLFGVINIIDLIVIIILVLIVGGGVKRAKAKPEVVGEKGKALITIEISDVKKPIADGFDTGQNLYFQDKDSLIGEIIDIDVKPYTKNILSGGKWHSKEVPDKYVATLTVMADVTETSEVIIVGGEEVRIGVKYKVKAKKTTASGTVFGVEVQ
- a CDS encoding glycosyltransferase family 4 protein, giving the protein MKVLHLISGGDTGGAKTHIIFLLRALQEKLETKIVCFTKESFYYDVKKAGINIEVLEQEKRYDMSIVSKLKKKVDKEGYDIIHCHGARANFIGVLLKRKINLPFITTIHSDYELDFKDNFYKKIIFTKINTLALKKFDYYIAISNNFRNMLISRGFKEEKIFTIYNGIDMDNEIFFMPKNEFLNRYGIDGKGKTIFGIIGRLDLVKGHETFIEAANLVLKDRKDVLFLIAGTGNDEVRLKEMVKELGLEENIYFLDFVEDQYSFFNAIDVNILTSLSESFPYVILEGAKLKKPVISTKVGGIGDLLKDGYNGYLIEVGAVEELVQYILLFLENKPSMKVMGDNLYRTVNEKFSSKKMGQEHFNIYKKIVETRRNSHENNK